One region of Culex pipiens pallens isolate TS chromosome 2, TS_CPP_V2, whole genome shotgun sequence genomic DNA includes:
- the LOC120412753 gene encoding cytochrome P450 6d3-like: MFLLTIGLLGLVLYLGLRYIFSHWDRHQLPSIKPEVPYGNLRDVAKRRQSFGVLISDLYWKSTEQLLGIYLFFQPAILVRDAHLAKQIMVTDFGSFHDRGVYNDEKTFSSNVFSLPLKPWKPLRQKLAPNFSTGRLRSIIPTILDAGKKLEHYLDRSADKEEVVELREVVTRYVLDIIGLVMFDLKVDTLNNPEHPFCLVGQEILRNSFSNNLRTAATFVCPGIYKITNISSISPIVETFMIDLFTRQKEIREKSSLSKKDFIQSLIDLHSEDRDQNREALNTLECGSNMFVFYIAGSETSSGTTIFTLHELTHHPEVMTKLVKEIDETLERSGGLIDYDVIKGMQYLDVCVKETLRKYPGLPILNRKCTQDYQVPNSKTVIRKGTQLIIPLLGFAMDERYFPEPEKYSPERFLEASKNYVDDAYAPFGDGPRQCIATQMGITVVKVTLVMLLSKFNFEATQGPKIKFAAASVPLRPDGGIKLKISRRIVAAK, from the exons ATGTTCCTGCTTACGATAGGCCTGCTCGGGCTTGTTCTTTACCTTGGACTTCGGTACATCTTCTCACACTGGGATCGCCACCAACTGCCATCCATCAAACCGGAAGTGCCGTACGGAAATCTACGGGACGTGGCCAAACGTCGCCAGAGTTTCGGTGTACTCATCAGTGACCTGTACTGGAAGTCCACGGAACAACTGCTCGGAATCTACCTGTTCTTCCAGCCAGCGATCCTCGTCCGGGATGCCCACCTAGCTAAGCAGATCATGGTCACGGACTTCGGAAGCTTCCACGATCGGGGAGTGTACAACGATGAGAAGACCTTTTCGTCAAACGTGTTTTCGTTGCCCTTGAAGCCGTGGAAGCCGCTGCGGCAAAAGTTGGCACCGAACTTCAGCACGGGCAGGCTCCGAAGTATCATACCTACCATATTGGATGCCGGAAAGAAGCTGGAACATTATCTGGATCGTTCGGCGGACAAGGAAGAGGTTGTGGAGCTACGTGAAGTTGTCACGCGATACGTGCTTGACATAATAGGTTTGGTGATGTTTGACTTGAAAGTGGACACGTTGAacaacccggaacatccgttCTGCCTCGTTGGCCAAGAGATCTTGCGAAATAGCTTCTCGAACAATCTACGCACCGCTGCCACGTTTGTCTGTCCGGgaatttacaaaataacaaaCATTTCGTCAATTTCGCCAATTGTCGAAACCTTCATGATTGACCTGTTCACGCGACAGAAGGAGATTCGCGAGAAGAGCAGCTTGAGCAAGAAAGACTTCATTCAGTCGCTGATTGATCTACACAGCGAAGATCGCGATCAAAACAGAGAAGCTTTGAACACATTGGAGTGTGGttcaaatatgtttgtattCTACATCGCGGGGTCAGAAACGAGCAGTGGAACCACGATCTTTACGCTTCACGAACTCACGCATCATCCAGAGGTTATGACGAAGCTGGTTAAGGAGATTGACGAGACACTCGAACGTTCCGGTGGGCTAATTGATTATGACGTCATCAAAGGAATGCAATATCTGGACGTTTGCGTGAAGGAAACGTTGCGTAAATATCCGGGCTTGCCAATTTTGAACCGCAAGTGCACCCAGGACTATCAAGTTCCCAACTCCAAGACGGTCATCCGAAAAGGAACTCAGCTGATCATTCCACTGCTAGGGTTCGCCATGGACGAACGTTACTTCCCGGAACCGGAGAAGTACAGTCCGGAGCGGTTTCTCGAAGCGAGCAAAAACTACGTTGACGATGCGTATGCGCCATTCGGGGACGGCCCACGTCAGTGTATTG CTACTCAAATGGGCATTACCGTTGTCAAAGTCACGCTGGTCATGCTACTGTCCAAGTTCAATTTTGAAGCGACGCAAGGACCGAAGATTAAGTTTGCGGCGGCTTCAGTTCCGTTGAGGCCGGATGGTGGAATCAAGCTGAAGATATCGCGGAGAATTGTCGCCGCTAAGTGA
- the LOC120412748 gene encoding E3 ubiquitin-protein ligase KCMF1-like, whose translation MDVRAKPVQKLSVSNIHSGIVCDKCATDPIEGFRYACLVCEGYDLCTECYQKKSTSEDHRAFHPMLPILAPDDLAKALKNLTPSQVKIFSCPYCGDGDFAIGKLAAHCLEYHSYKGGKVRCPICVTFSVPDKKCWIAEDTLLLHLLMNHQNKDGYVLDLNGNECSVCVEQISADESKQLVCGHVFHGNCINRWLRNKSTCPMCRKDVGSNRNRTTDSDSDDLHEIEF comes from the exons ATGGACGTTAGAGCCAAACCAGTCCAAAAACTTTCGGTTTCCAACATCCATTCTGGAATTGTTTGTGACAAATGTGCCACTGATCCCATTGAAGGGTTCCGGTATGCCTGCCTAGTTTGTGAGGGCTACGATCTGTGCACCGAATGCTACCAGAAGAAAAGCACCAGCGAAGATCACCGGGCGTTTCATCCGATGTTGCCGATCCTAGCGCCGGATGATCTGGCCAAAGCCTTGAAGAACCTGACCCCAAGCCAAGTCAAGATCTTCAGCTGTCCGTACTGTGGCGATGGGGATTTCGCCATTGGCAAGCTGGCCGCCCACTGTTTGGAGTATCATTCGTACAAGGGTGGCAAAGTTCGATGTCCGATTTGCGTTACGTTTTCGGTCCCGGACAAGAAGTGTTGGATCGCTGAAGATACTTTGCTGCTGCATTTGTTGATGAATCACCAAAACAAAGATGGATATG ttttaGACCTGAACGGCAACGAATGTTCTGTGTGCGTTGAACAAATATCCGCTGACGAAAGCAAACAGCTTGTTTGTGGTCACGTTTTCCACGGCAATTGTATAAACCGATGGCTGCGGAACAAAAGCACCTGTCCCATGTGTCGAAAGGATGTAGGCAGCAACAGGAACCGGACGACGGATTCGGATTCGGATGATCTTCacgaaattgaattttaa
- the LOC120412752 gene encoding cytochrome P450 6d3-like: protein MFLLPIALLVLVSFFGVWYIFSYWKRYGLPHLEPEIPFGNLRALLERRQCIGVAISELYRQSAEQLVGVYLFFKPAILVRDAGLAKQIMTSDFASFHDRGTWNNPRSSNVFSLPLRPWKQVRHVLSPCFTPGKLRLMIPTVLDVGKKLEDYLSESAERGEIVELRDICTRYVLDIIALTMLGFDADTLNHPDHPFYTIGRELVRNSFLNNIRTAATFLFPEFYKLTKIPSISPKLSRYLVSLFNEQSDFRERNNVSRKDFFQSLLDLRQEDREHNRKALSVQQCASNINVFYIAGSETTGGTVIFTLHELTHHPEVMEKLVNEIDETLERSEGLIDYDVIKGMQYLDVCVKETLRKYPGLPILNRKCTQDYQVPNSKVIIRKGTQLIIPLLAYAKDARYFPEPDKYSPERFLEESKNFVDDAYTPFGDGPRQCIATQMGIVIAKITLVMLLSKFRFEATQGPTLEYAVSQVPLGPKHGIKLRIFRRNDNTAKNTGEVRFSRKNI, encoded by the exons ATGTTCCTGCTGCCGATTGCCCTGCTTGTGCTAGTTTCGTTTTTCGGTGTGTGGTACATATTTTCCTACTGGAAACGTTACGGCCTACCGCACCTGGAGCCGGAGATTCCGTTCGGAAATCTTCGCGCCCTCTTAGAACGTCGCCAGTGCATCGGAGTGGCCATCAGTGAGCTGTACCGGCAATCTGCGGAACAACTGGTTGGAGTGTACCTGTTCTTCAAGCCGGCGATCCTCGTTCGCGATGCTGGGCTGGCCAAACAGATCATGACTTCGGATTTTGCGAGCTTCCACGATCGGGGAACGTGGAACAATCCGCGTTCGTCAAATGTGTTTTCGCTGCCGTTGAGGCCGTGGAAGCAAGTTCGCCACGTGTTGTCGCCATGTTTTACTCCTGGAAAGCTTCGGCTTATGATACCTACCGTGTTGGATGTTGGCAAGAAACTTGAGGACTATCTGTCGGAGTCAGCTGAAAGGGGAGAGATCGTAGAGTTACGCGATATCTGTACCCGTTACGTATTGGATATTATTGCGTTGACGATGCTCGGATTCGATGCGGACACGTTGAACCATCCGGACCACCCATTTTACACCATTGGACGAGAACTTGTCCGGAACAGCTTCTTGAACAACATTCGCACGGCGGCAACGTTTCTCTTTCCAGAGTTTTACAAACTTACGAAGATTCCCTCGATTTCACCCAAACTATCCAGATACTTGGTTTCCCTATTCAATGAACAAAGCGACTTTCGCGAAAGAAACAACGTATCAAGGAAGGATTTCTTCCAGTCGCTGCTCGACCTACGCCAGGAAGATCGCGAGCACAATCGGAAAGCCCTGAGCGTTCAACAATGTGCATCGAACATAAATGTGTTTTACATTGCTGGATCAGAAACAACCGGCGGAACGGTGATCTTCACACTTCACGAGCTTACGCATCACCCAGAGGTGATGGAGAAACTAGTGAATGAGATTGACGAGACTCTCGAACGTTCCGAAGGGCTAATTGATTACGATGTCATCAAAGGAATGCAATATTTGGACGTTTGCGTGAAGGAAACGTTACGGAAATATCCGGGCTTGCCTATTTTAAACCGAAAGTGCACGCAGGATTACCAAGTTCCCAACTCAAAAGTGATCATCAGAAAGGGAACGCAGTTGATCATCCCACTGCTGGCTTACGCCAAGGACGCACGATACTTCCCAGAGCCGGACAAGTACAGTCCGGAGAGGTTCCTCGAGGAAAGCAAGAACTTTGTCGACGATGCCTACACTCCGTTTGGGGATGGTCCTCGGCAGTGCATTG caactcAAATGGGAATAGTTATTGCCAAGATCACGCTGGTGATGCTGCTATCGAAGTTTCGGTTTGAGGCAACGCAAGGGCCGACGTTGGAATATGCCGTTTCACAAGTTCCGCTGGGGCCCAAACATGGAATCAAACTTAGGATCTTTAGGAGAAACGATAATACAGCAAAAAATACTGGTGAAGTGaggttttctagaaaaaatatttaa